One region of Gorilla gorilla gorilla isolate KB3781 chromosome 15, NHGRI_mGorGor1-v2.1_pri, whole genome shotgun sequence genomic DNA includes:
- the OR5AU1 gene encoding olfactory receptor 5AU1 yields the protein MTEFHLQSQMPSIRLIFRRLSLGRIKPSQSPRCSTSFMVAPSFSIAEYWRRMKGANLSQGMEFELLGLTTDPQLQRLLFVVFLGMYTATLLGNPVMFLLIHVSATLHTPMYSLLKSLSFLDFCYSSTVVPQTLVNFLAKRKVISYFGCMTQMFFYAGFATSECYLIAAMAYDRYAAICNPLLYSTIMSPEVCASLIVGSYSAGFLNSLIHTSCIFSLKFCGAHVVTHFFCDGPPILSLSCVDTSLCEILLFIFAGFNLLSCTLTILISYFLILNTILRMSLAQGRFKAFSTCASHLTAICLFFGTTLFMYLRPRSSYSLTQDRTVAVIYTVVIPMLNPLIYSLRNKDVKKALIKVWGRKTME from the coding sequence ATGACAGAGTTTCATCTACAAAGCCAAATGCCCTCAATAAGACTCATCTTCAGAAGGCTGTCCTTAGGCAGAATTAAACCCAGTCAGAGCCCCAGGTGTTCAACCTCATTTATGGTGGCGCCTTCTTTCTCCATCGCAGAGTACTGGAGAAGGATGAAAGGGGCAAACCTGAGCCAAGGGATGGAGTTTGAGCTCTTGGGCCTCACCActgacccccagctccagagGCTGCTCTTCGTGGTGTTCCTGGGCATGTACACCGCCACTCTGCTGGGGAACCCGGTCATGTTCCTCCTGATCCATGTGAGTGCCACCCTGCACACACCCATGTACTCCCTCCTGAAGAGCCTCTCCTTCTTGGATTTCTGCTACTCCTCCACGGTTGTGCCCCAGACCCTGGTGAACTTCTTGGCCAAGAGGAAAGTGATCTCTTATTTTGGCTGCATGACTCAGATGTTCTTCTATGCGGGTTTTGCCACCAGTGAGTGCTATCTCATCGCTGCCATGGCCTATGACCGCTATGCCGCTATTTGTAACCCCCTGCTCTACTCAACCATCATGTCTCCTGAGGTCTGTGCCTCGCTGATTGTGGGCTCCTACAGTGCAGGATTCCTCAATTCTCTTATCCACACTAGTTGTATCTTTAGTCTGAAATTCTGCGGCGCTCATGTCGTCACTCACTTCTTCTGTGATGGACCACCCATCCTGTCCCTGTCTTGTGTAGACACCTCACTGTGTGAGATCCTGCTCTTCATTTTTGCTGGTTTCAACCTTTTGAGCTGCACCCTCACCATCTTGATCTCCTACTTCTTAATTCTCAACACCATCCTGAGAATGAGCTTGGCCCAGGGCAGGTTTAAGGCGTTTTCCACCTGCGCATCCCACCTCACTGCCATCTGCCTCTTCTTTGGCACAACACTTTTTATGTACCTGCGCCCCAGGTCCAGCTACTCCTTGACACAGGACCGCACGGTTGCTGTCATCTACACAGTGGTGATTCCAATGCTGAACCCCCTCATCTACTCTTTGAGaaacaaggatgtgaagaaagctTTAATAAAGGTTTGGGGTAGGAAAACAATGGAATGA